The DNA region TGTCCCATATCAGAATTTGAGATTTTTAGCGAAACCTGATCATCCTTGGATTTATGCAGCTTCACCTTTGCCTTAATATGATCTCTTTCGCCACTGCCTGTAAATCCACATCCGTGAAGGAACAGCGCTGTTCCCATGCCTTTTTTAAAGCGTAGATTCTGTTGATTGAAATTTTGAAACTCCATTTTTTTCTTTTTATATTGTGAAGCGTTTAGCAGGTCTTCGATCATTTCTTCCATTAAAATTGGGTCTCGGAATTGTCCTTTGGTAATGGTGGGGTCTCCTTGTTTGACGAGGTATTTTCGTTTATATTCAAGTGGTTCAATGTTTGATAGTTTACTAAGATGTCCTATATGACTTTCGATTCCAGCAAAGCTTTGCGGTGCTCCAAATCCTCTAAAGGCACCGTTCGGAACCGTATGCGTTTTTAAAACATAGCCTTTTGCATGAAAATGGGGGATATTATATACACCAGCACTGTTGAGTAATGCGCGCTGCAGCACGACAGAGCTTAATCCTACATTCGCTCCGCTATCTAGAAAAATCTCAACCCTCATGCACAAAATATTACCATCTTTATCAATGGCAGTTCGGTAGTTGAGTTTCGCAGGGTGCCTTTTCGTTGTCACCACCATATCCTCTGAACGGTCGAACACGAGCATCACTGATTTTTTGACTGCATTGGCAGCAACTGCTACGTGACACGCCATCATCGAAGGAAATTCTTCTTTCCCGCCAAAACCTCCGCCAGTAGGGCTTTGAACCACTCTGACGTCATCGTCACCACAAGCTAATGCGCTTTGTAAGGCATTTTTTATATAATAAAGACATTGCATTGAACCTTGGACGACTATTTCATCATCCTTATAAACAGCAAGCATTCCTTGCGGCTCAAGGTAGACATGCTCCTGATAGCCCGTATCATACTCTTCTTCAATAATTTGATGGGCACCTTGCTCGATCGCCGAAATCGTCTCTAAGCTTTCCCCAAATTCATAGCTTGCCATATTAACTCCAGGGGCTAATTTTTGTTTGATGGCTTCATCCAATGTATAGATTGCCGGATACTCTTCAAATTCTATCTTTATTCTATCTAACAATCCGTACAGGATATCCAGACTTTCCCCAACGAGCATGAGAATCGGTTCTCCGATATAATTAACCCACACATTAGCAAAAATAGGCTGATCTTCTTGGATAATTTTCACATAATTCGGACCAGGGATATGCTCAGCACCTACCACTTCATACCCTTCTGGAAGGTTTGGCAATTGAATGGAAATGATTTTTCCATAAGCAATCGGCGACCGAACCAAAACACCATACACCATATTTTCCACTTTCACGTCACTTATATAAGCGATCTGGCCTGACACTTTCCCTTTATGGTCCTTTTTGGGCACTGAGGTGCTTATGTCTTTCAGATTTATTGCAACCACACCCTTCGAAT from Neobacillus sp. FSL H8-0543 includes:
- a CDS encoding xanthine dehydrogenase family protein molybdopterin-binding subunit, which translates into the protein MPKKDHKGKVSGQIAYISDVKVENMVYGVLVRSPIAYGKIISIQLPNLPEGYEVVGAEHIPGPNYVKIIQEDQPIFANVWVNYIGEPILMLVGESLDILYGLLDRIKIEFEEYPAIYTLDEAIKQKLAPGVNMASYEFGESLETISAIEQGAHQIIEEEYDTGYQEHVYLEPQGMLAVYKDDEIVVQGSMQCLYYIKNALQSALACGDDDVRVVQSPTGGGFGGKEEFPSMMACHVAVAANAVKKSVMLVFDRSEDMVVTTKRHPAKLNYRTAIDKDGNILCMRVEIFLDSGANVGLSSVVLQRALLNSAGVYNIPHFHAKGYVLKTHTVPNGAFRGFGAPQSFAGIESHIGHLSKLSNIEPLEYKRKYLVKQGDPTITKGQFRDPILMEEMIEDLLNASQYKKKKMEFQNFNQQNLRFKKGMGTALFLHGCGFTGSGERDHIKAKVKLHKSKDDQVSLKISNSDMGQGILTTLCKIVAKELDLPLEEVLYPYPDTKEVPDSGPTVASRTTMIVGKLLERAAKKLKAQWQTGVEQEVVEDYVHREMIPWNEKTFTGDAYPAYSWGVNIVEVEVDVLTGNVKLEKVYGNYEVGKVIDDRIMKGQIDGGLAQGLAYGYLEKMTSKQGEIQQKSITDYGPPTSMDVVFIESKVFDNPYADGPYGAKGAGELTLIGGAPAVQAAIEDALQTSFQQIPVTPEVIMESLWRKVGDEG